The Triticum aestivum cultivar Chinese Spring chromosome 3A, IWGSC CS RefSeq v2.1, whole genome shotgun sequence genome includes a region encoding these proteins:
- the LOC123062032 gene encoding probable acyl-[acyl-carrier-protein]--UDP-N-acetylglucosamine O-acyltransferase, mitochondrial, with product MAAAAASRAAGRLLSPRLLIASRHLQASASEGSARDASTSFIHPAAVVHPDAAIGQGVTIGPFCTVGASARIGDACQLHTGSHVTGHTELGEGCVVHTGAILGADLPGRTIIGENNVIGNYAVVGVKCQDLKYKPGDECFLRIGNNNEIREYCSIHRSSKPCDCTVIGDNNLIMGSCHVAHDCKIGSNNIFANNTLFGGHVIVEDCTHTAGAVVVHQFCHIGSFSFLGGGSVVAQDVPRYTMVAGDRAELRGLNLEGLRRNGFSDQEVRSLRKAYRKVFMPASSSQSNFEDRLAELEREIELLESPSVSYMVESIRTSFDQGRRGICKFRSWNIS from the exons atggccgccgccgccgcctctcgcgccgccggccgcctcctTTCCCCCCGTCTCCTCATCGCCTCGCGCCATCTCCAAGCAA GTGCCTCGGAGGGATCGGCGAGGGATGCGTCCACGAGCTTCATccaccccgccgccgtcgtccACCCCGACGCCGCCATCGGCCAG GGTGTCACAATAGGCCCATTTTGCACCGTGGGGGCTTCAGCGAGGATCGGTGATGCTTGTCAGTTACATACAGGGAGTCATGTCACGGGACACACCGAGCTAGGAGAAGGATGTGTTGTTCACAC TGGTGCTATTCTTGGTGCAGATCTACCTGGACGAACAATTATTGGGGAAAATAATGTAATTGGGAACTATGCTGTGGTTGGTGTTAAGTGCCAAGATCTCAAATATAAG CCAGGAGATGAATGCTTTCTACGCATTGGTAACAACAATGAGATCAGAGAGTACTGCTCTATTCACCGATCTTCTAAACCTTGTGACTGCACG GTTATTGGTGACAATAATCTCATAATGGGGTCCTGCCATGTAGCACATGACTGCAAGATTGGCAGCAATAACATCTTTGCTAATAATACTCTATTTGGTGGCCATGTTATTGTTGAA GACTGCACTCATACTGCTGGGGCTGTCGTTGTCCATCAATTTTGTCACATTGGATCATTCTCATTTCTAGGCGGAGGCTCTGTG GTTGCACAAGATGTTCCAAGATACACGATGGTTGCAGGTGATAGAGCAGAGCTTCGTGGTCTGAATCTTGAAGGTCTCAGGCGCAACGGTTTCTCAGACCAAGAG GTACGGAGCCTAAGGAAAGCATATAGGAAAGTATTTATGCCAGCCAGTAGTTCCCAGAGTAACTTTGAAGACCGACTCGCTGAACTG GAACGGGAAATTGAGCTATTGGAGTCTCCCTCTGTATCCTATATGGTGGAATCTATTCGCACCTCATTTGACCAAGGACGTCGTGGAATTTGCAAATTCAGAAGTTGGAACATCTCATAA